ATAAGAAAGAAACCGTCTTCATCACGTGAGAGAATCTCCAGTGCTTTTATTGTCATATCAACTAATGACGGTACTGTTGACGCACGGGTTTGGTAATAGTCTACTTCTTTTTCCGAAAACAATCCTAGTGCCAGCGCAACCTTACCAGCATTAATTTTATTTAGTTCATCCTTAGTTCTCGCGACGATATACCCTGCATTAATAAAATCCTGGATTTTATCACTCCCGCCTTCCTTTGCCTTAAAACTTTCCGCACCTCCGCCAAACAGGACATTAATTTTTTTTGCAAGAAACTGTTCCGGAATTTTATCTTTCATTTTTCTGCTGACAACATGCGCACCGAACCCTGACGGCGTAGCACCAACAATAGTGTCAGTGGTCACAAGCCCAACACGCTTGCCCAATTTCTGTGCGCGTTCAAGCACAGATTCCAAGACAATACCATCAACATCAACACCAAGCGCGCCATTTGTGGTTTTTACACCGGTAGCCATTG
The window above is part of the Elusimicrobiota bacterium genome. Proteins encoded here:
- a CDS encoding alkaline phosphatase, with protein sequence MATGVKTTNGALGVDVDGIVLESVLERAQKLGKRVGLVTTDTIVGATPSGFGAHVVSRKMKDKIPEQFLAKKINVLFGGGAESFKAKEGGSDKIQDFINAGYIVARTKDELNKINAGKVALALGLFSEKEVDYYQTRASTVPSLVDMTIKALEILSRDEDGFFLMIEGARIDHAAHINDAKRLVDELLEFDNTISVVEQYIKRNPDTLLIVTADHETGSPVFDYPYKYKKPEELEELKQLKNIHWIGKEHTSAPLMLFGIGPGAEQLRGMHDNTCVANIIFQALSQAGGTKTGGK